The window TTTCCGATATTTCCAAACTGTTGTCCACAACTGCGTCGCCAAGATTGTTTGTCTCCGAGTTCATGACAACATTCATCACTTCTCCGCCCTTCCCGTCCTTTATGTCTACAGTTTCTACGTCTCGTTCGTCACAGACTTTTTCTTGACTCATTTCTGCCTCTTTCGCCAGTTCGAGGGACGTATCCAAAATGTCATTCAAAGACGAATGCAAACCATTTGCTTGTGACAAACTTCCAACTGTCTCATCGGATGGCTCCATGACAACTGCAGTACTTGGTAATGATTCCACTGTCAACTCATCTGACTTTTCTTTGGTCGCATTCCCGCCTGGAAATGATAATAACAGCTCAATATGCAGGAGGAAATATGAGCATGACAGATCACATACTATATCATACTATATATACAGAAAGATTATCtagtgtacagtactataCATATTAAATGCAATCTACAACTAAAATGTAGTAACTACGGTCACAAGGTCACTGCATGTCACCGAATGTTGATAAAAACTTCAGTTAAGTAAGcataacaaataaaaaatattgtTGAGCGAGAAGTATACGCCAGACGTggaacagacaaatgacaataaccacagcaaacaaacaatacatgcATAGGCAATCAAAATCAGGACTAGTGACGACTGACGTCTTACTTTCTATCTGTTCCTCTTTCGTCACACTGCTGTCACTCCATTCAACTTCACACGTCTCATACGCAAATGCCTCGTCGTGCACAAACGTCTCTCCATTGCCATTGTTCCACTCCTCTGTTTCCCAACCGACCGTCTTCTCAGCCACTTCTGTTGTTCCAGACCTTGACACTTCATTCTCTACTTTTACGTCCTCCTGTTCCATCCCATTCTTTTCTGCAGCAGATTGCTCCACTTCGCTTACAGAACTCGCTTCATCATTGACAGATTCGTGAAAGCCATTAGAGACAAGTTGCTCTTCTTGCGATATTTCTATTGGATTAACACGTTCAGACCGACTCGTTTCGTTGCTGGTCTCTTCCAATTTGTGCGGAGCGATAGGAGATAGAAAGGGATCTTCGTCAAGCTCGCCTGATTGGTCGCCGCCTTCAGTGTTCGAGAGCTGCTCATCCTCCAATTTGGTGTATTTTTGGAAAATGGCGTCGACAATAGTAACGTCCCATCCGTTGTCACTATCCTCTCCATTGTTCTTGTTACTTCTTGCGTCTCCATCAGGTCTAAACCTTTCACTAGCAAGATCACCAGCACACGTGACCAACGACCCCGATCGCATCTAAAAACGAGCAAAACATAGCGTTTCTTTCATCAAAGCTACAATAGTTAACTTCTCACGCACTCacaaatgcacaaaacaaTCGCAAGGTCAACGGTCATGTATGCACAGAAGGaagaacacaagcaagcaagtgTGCATGACCACAAGATAAAGTTTAACCTCAAAATGGTTTTCAACGCCATCCACTCTTTCCGTTGACGTTCCCACGTAGAGCATCGACTGCGTTTTCTTTCTTCTCGACAACTTCCTATCAGCAGCGTTTCTCCTCCTAACGAGTGGTGACTCTTCACCTCGTTTCTTAACAACCGGTTTGCGTGCGAATGGCGACACCGAAGCTCGTGGAAGTGTGCCGATTGCTGCTATCGTTTGAGTTTGCTCGTCTGTAAACATGCTTTCAGCTTTCTCGCTTGCTTGTTCGCCCACCGAGTCAAAATCGCCCACTGagtatgcgcgcatgcgagaCTCTGCAGAGCGGTAACGTAAGACAGCACGAGATTCACGTAATTTCTGAAGGTCttcctacaaacacaaatgtatATACCTATATATACTTTATATCTCCCCTCTCTCGCTATATAGCTATCATAAATAGCAGTCTAAAGCACAGTCTGCGCCAGTATAGTGCAGTCAACTACTAGAGTGGCATGACTCCCACATGACATAGGCGTATAAATCTGTGGAGCACTGGGGGCACGTGTCCCTTCAACTTTCCAGTGACCTGCTAATATATATAAGGATGACAAACGAAAGAAATTGATAACACTGACATGATGACATGACATACAGCACTAACAATACAGTGTTAACGTTGGTTTCCTGTTTTCTGCTGTATAGCATGcacatataattaataaataatacatttagccTTGCTTGCAAGCCACACACTTTTAGGAAAATATGTGCGcctcaaccaaatctaggtTCCTGCGCCTATGCATGAGTATAGGTGCAACCTTCATCGGATTTACAACTGTCCCAAGTTTAAAGGCCACTGGTGTTTGTATTGCAACTCTGCTGGCGTCAACAAGCTAGAAAAATGTATGGCGAACCCTGCCGCAGTATAGCAGATAAAACCATTTGTAATATTTGCATTCATGATTCATCTACCCTATACACAACCTCTTCCTCAGCGTACAAACCTGTTATAAGTCAACTCAGCCATGTGGCAAACTTAACGTACTATAAATGCCCATATATGTAGTTGCACTAGGCAAGAACCCTATAGACACAACATGGATCATGTAACGTCTAAACAATGAGGTTTGCAGCTGCATGGTGGGCAAGAATGCTCATTGAGAAACTAGTTGCACATCAGCTGGAGACCCAATCCGCAAATATCTCACTGATTTGTCCATAATCCATTCATTATTGAGTGGACAGATCTGTTACAATATGTGAGTATGTCTCTCAACCATGCAGCATACTCACTTGTCCCTCTCTATATATGCATGGCTCTGGTCCCTCTCAGTCACCCTTCCAAATCCCTTGTTAACACGCCTATATACTCTACCTTCTatgtctattggtcagtatcCAGTAAACCTGCCATGCATATCCAATTTATCATTTTCCGTCCGACTTACTTTATTAACTCGTTTTGCTCTGTCTCTCACTCTCCAATCAACCGGAGGTGTCGGTTCCTTCATCTCCTCTGCTTCCTCGTCCACCACTTTTGTATGAATTTTAGTCTCAGGCGTCACAGCACCTTCTCCCACGTTTGAATCTTCAAACACAAGATTAGAGAAATCGTGATCGATGCTACCGTCCGAGGGCCGAGGATCGAAGACGTCATCGTCGGTTATGACCTCTAACTTGGAAGTCTCTCTCTTGGTAACTCGAGATTCAGAGATATCACCAGGCAACGTTGATGCAAGAAGATACTCTGGAATTGAAATCTAGAGAAATGAAATCATACATCATACTCTGTAGTTAATATAGACGAAAGACTGACAATAAAATGATActagagtgtgtgtgtgtgtgtgtgtgtgtgtgtgtgtgtgtgtgtgtgtgtgtgtgtgtgtgtccgtgtgtgtgtgtgtgtgtttccgtgtgtgtgtgtgtgtgtttccgtgtgtgtgtgtgtgtgtgtgtgtgtgtgtgtgtgtgtgtgtgtgtgtgtgtgtgtgtgtgtgtgtgtgtgtgtgtgtccccgtgtgtgtgtgtgtgtgtgtgtgtgtgtgtgtgtgtgtgtgtgtgtgtgtgtgtgtgtgtgtgtgtgtacacgtgtgtgtgtgtgtgtgtgtgtgtgtgtgtgtgtgtgtgtgtgtgtgtgtgtttgtgtttctaaGAGCAATTGTACAAGCACACAAAGTCTGTCACCTCACGCAATAGGTGCGACCACAAAAGGTGTGTATTCGCTATATGTGTAACTGCATCCAGTGTCACTGACAGCATGCAGTTTCTATGTCACCTCATATACCTACACATAAAGTGTGTGTCGCCGCATATAAATTGTGTCTGATGCATGCAGTTGGTGTGACCGCGTCTAGTGTGCATGACTTTGTTCAGTATGCATGCCAACAAGCCATTGCGTAACCGGACGGACTGAGGCTTGTCTACATCTCTAATGCACTCCCATTCCCGTGTCTCCTGATCTATCAACCATCACACAACCAGTCAGTAGTACGTACCGCTCTTTTCTTTCGCCTCCGTTTATCAATATCCTagtaaacacaaaaaacacaaatagGTTATCTGTAAAAAATAGTCGGgaaaaatacaaacataaaaacagaTTGTGATATTGACGGTATCAGCTACAATGTAATATGTACACGAGATTCCAATCTCATACTTTCATTGTCTTACCTGTCTGGTAGAACGTGATCTCTCCAGTTTACGACGAACCGTGTTGCCAATTGGAACTACAGAATAGTTAAAGATTAGCcgttgcaatacaatacaatacaatacaatatatatatatatatatatatatatatatatatatatatatatatatatatatatatgtatgtatgtatgtatgtatattgtcAGAGGATAATACGGTGAAGTTGATTACTTTTTAGGACTGGCAATTCATTTGGAGAAAACGAAAGAGGTGGAGGGACAGCATCTAGAATTGAAACGACAAGATAATGAAGTATAGTAATAATAGGAAACAAAATCGATGCGaagaatacaaacacaaacagactgaccaaaagacagacagaaacacacacagacagaaaaacagagagacagacagacagacaaacagacagacaggaaggcagacaggcaggcaggcaggcaggcaggcaggcaggcaggcaggcaggcaggcaggcagatatacaaacagaaaaacagacatatatacagacagacagacagacagacaggcaggcaggcaggcaggcaggcaggcaggcaggctgacagatatacaaacagaagaacaaacatatatacagacagacaaacagacagacagacagacagacagacagacaggcaggcaggcaggcaggcaggcagccgGGTGGGCGAGcgagcaggcaggcaggcaggcaggaagGCAAGAAGGCAGGCaggaaggcagacagacagacagacatgcacgcaGACAGATTCATGTGAAACACCCGCAAGTCCATCACATGTACAGACTACCTTTTCCTTCCTGTATTCCCAGCACTATTTTCCTTGCTTTCGGTGGCAAATCCGGCCAACTGTCTATAACCAAGCGTCTAATCGTCGCCACCCATTTCTGCTTCACCTCTACCGTCTTCGTGTGTATGGTAAGCACGTTCTTCACATTGCTGTATTGAGACAGTTGAAACGATGTCAGCTCTTTGCCAACAGACTCTGTCAGCATCAGGTCATTGCTCTAAATCAATGAAAACGGTTCAAAGTTTAGTCAAAATGAGCAAAGACAAATATCAAACAATAAAACTCACACATTCTGATTTTTCTAACCTCAAAGTGACTCTTACAGTAGTACTCGCCATCTTCACGTCGTTTGGTGACCAACAGCAGTTTCTCAAAGAGAAAAAAGATTCTCGGATCTCGAGCTCCACTAACTCGAAATTGATCTTCTAGAACCAGACGACCATATTTGTTCAGGTCGTCACCCTGCAAATACAACATACAGTTATGCAGGAGCTGTACAGACTATAACACCAGCAAGGAGTGACTATTCTGTAGTGTTGTCGCATAaggtaaacacaaacacacacacacacacacacacacacacacacacacacacacacacacacacacacacacacacaaatggacaaatgttaagccctccacggcTTTCAAcatcgaccttgaggtcagttgcggagatagctctccctgcctctagagacagggacTCCATGCACTACgcggagtcttggggccagcgctataatccacctggagcttggccagagtcatccaggggcactgacaatggcgcagctctgggaccgGACCCCAAGGCACACACATACCCGTCTGTGGCATGTATTGTCCATCCgggtcaatgaccaggtactcatttatagtCCTGAGTctagagaagcaagtgtgggtgagtttcttgataaaggaaactgcgacagtgtcgcctccaccaggatcaaaccttcaaccctcatcacagaatgcaagatcccggatgtcatcaccaacgctctaccatctgctccaccgcctccacccccccccccccccacacacacagtaacacacacacacacacacacacacacacacacacacacacacacaca of the Corticium candelabrum chromosome 2, ooCorCand1.1, whole genome shotgun sequence genome contains:
- the LOC134198385 gene encoding uncharacterized protein LOC134198385 — its product is MMTSREDQLRGTLQGSRSKSITLLQVATDSADNNSATVYPENAPTEVSSNSETAELEVSILDDANSAVGDQGGGRSEGAWSPLSLSSPSSTGSGSKYVHIIQEIIETEKTYVHDLNDVIEGYETQCIDVDLFDNDDDFVALFANIDELYEFNKSLLQQLQEADGDPVSIGRCFIENAQNFRQYTLYCTNYPTSVAALARYTQSQNNIADFFKACQTNLGHALPLGSYLLKPVQRILKYRLLLMQLVKEINVSSEGNAILEEALATMTSVAEHINEMKKLHESIVRVQEIQSQLRDWKGDDLNKYGRLVLEDQFRVSGARDPRIFFLFEKLLLVTKRREDGEYYCKSHFESNDLMLTESVGKELTSFQLSQYSNVKNVLTIHTKTVEVKQKWVATIRRLVIDSWPDLPPKARKIVLGIQEGKDAVPPPLSFSPNELPVLKIPIGNTVRRKLERSRSTRQDIDKRRRKKRAISIPEYLLASTLPGDISESRVTKRETSKLEVITDDDVFDPRPSDGSIDHDFSNLVFEDSNVGEGAVTPETKIHTKVVDEEAEEMKEPTPPVDWRVRDRAKRVNKEDLQKLRESRAVLRYRSAESRMRAYSVGDFDSVGEQASEKAESMFTDEQTQTIAAIGTLPRASVSPFARKPVVKKRGEESPLVRRRNAADRKLSRRKKTQSMLYVGTSTERVDGVENHFEMRSGSLVTCAGDLASERFRPDGDARSNKNNGEDSDNGWDVTIVDAIFQKYTKLEDEQLSNTEGGDQSGELDEDPFLSPIAPHKLEETSNETSRSERVNPIEISQEEQLVSNGFHESVNDEASSVSEVEQSAAEKNGMEQEDVKVENEVSRSGTTEVAEKTVGWETEEWNNGNGETFVHDEAFAYETCEVEWSDSSVTKEEQIESGNATKEKSDELTVESLPSTAVVMEPSDETVGSLSQANGLHSSLNDILDTSLELAKEAEMSQEKVCDERDVETVDIKDGKGGEVMNVVMNSETNNLGDAVVDNSLEISESPARRQDEKETSNDDISKTSEVRSTLVPNDALEADDSDEADGRSEIREEQGSELQLEPESIADVGDVDDAMAALSNILPSPATEEHATTLRPKKEEKPFDSLLMMSLEEALEMDQLPHSDSEVTEAAASSSRTRATVKKRDRRKSSSLTELQVTSDKQEKVAPAKSDKPHRNQSEPTAQKKERPATKPKEKASVKHSDKNPLGKVKLLARNYSRMLKGRVQRTQSAQPSDSPLAPEFVNFPKRKSNSAHNSPGIGRRLAEIGLNMHDFEESADNVDMLPHDSRSTLRSRPSSAPQTPQSSHIEEVSDSTSLSSEASGGQVRDDGVEDEEGKVATPVRGWVKKVASKFQAK